CTATGGGGCTCATCAGTAAGAGAACAACTTACTTCCTATTACTCACAGTAGCGATTCAATAATCGCTGGAATAGCTTCAGATATGTCCcaatatgaatatttttgttATACAGTGCGaccaatttttcagaataataataataatttattgatcccttcaGACATACACTTATGTATGGGACAAGTCAGTTACAATTGCTACAAATATTCGTGTATATAAATAAACAAGATCTATAtaacaaaacaaacaaaatatatCAGTATGAAGGACAATTAAACTGGCTTAGTGGCCAGATCACTCAGGAATTCCCCAACACTGTGATAAGCTTTTtgcaaaagaaatttttttattttgtttttgaaggaaACATCATTCATGTTGTTATAGACAGATGAAAGATGATTGTAAAGCAATATTCCCTGGTATAGGGCGGATGTTTCGAATTTTTTGGTCTTGTGAACCGGGATACTAAGCACATCCGTGTGCCTAGTTGGATAGTTGTGGAAATAGGAATTTTTCCTTAGTGAACTTAAATTCGATCTGATATATGACAATAGGTACATTATAAATATAGATGCATGAAAGGGTCAGAACTTGGTTCCCAATGAAATGGGGTCTACACGGTTCTCTTCGCGGGATCGCGAATATGAGGCGCAAAATTCTTTTCTGAGCAATAAACAATCTACTTCTTCTCGCCGCATTACCAAACAGAATAATACTATAAGATAAATGGCAATTCACAAGCGCGCAATACACACTCATAACAGAAATCAGTGGCATTGACTTTCTTATAGGGGATTTAGCATAAAAAgccttatttattttttcacatAGATAATCAATATATTCATCCCAGCGTAGGAATTGATCTCTATATACTCCAAGAAATCTAGTAGAACCCGTTGACCGGATCTCCATATTGCCGAACCGTAATTTTATATCCCTGATGGAGCTGACATTAGCACCAAAATAAACACATTCAGTCTTATCAACATTCACAATAAGGCCATTCCTGTCACACCAGTGTACAAACCTCTCCAGAATATACTGAAGGTACTCTATAATCTCATCAAAGGTGTCAGCCGTCAAAATCAAAGACACATCGTCAACAAACATGATTAATATTTTAGCTCTTATATATTCCGGCAAATCATTAACGAATAATAGGAACAAAACAATAGTCCCAACATAGAGCCTTGTGGTACTCCAtgattatataaaatattctggAGAAGGAATTGTCAACTTTAGCTCTCATGGATCTGCCCACCAAAAAACTACGCAGCCACTCAGAAAAGACACCGCGAAAGCCCAACCTGTGGAGTTTCTCGCAAATGAAGTTGTGATTCCAGGAATCGAAGGCTCTAGAGAGATCAAAAAACAATTCAGCAACATTTTTACCACAATCAAGAGACCTGTACCTACACACACTCAGTCAAAGAACTAGCAGCCGACTGGGTTGACCTACCTCTCCTGAATCCATGTTGCGAGTCAGCAATGATATTATATTTATCGAGGAATTCTAGCATACCACCCTCTCGAACACCTTGGAAAAAACACCTGTCACATACCACCCTCTCGAACACCTTGGAAAAAACACCCAAAATGGAGATAGGCCTATAATTAGTGATTTCATCAGGGTCATTCTTTGTATGTATCGGTAAGACTATAGCAGAGATATAGAATATCTATATCAATATCTCTGAAATACGCATGCGTCGTAACGTTATTagcgcttgacgttattagagagttgaagtgtgcacaatagagagatatggaagaagcgTATAACGCGAACGTACGTTAataacgtcatgcggtaatgGAATAACGTCTTGCGCTATCTGGCTCAGATTTTAGTCGTATGGAAGATACGAATTTACGTTATTAGCGTAAGCAACAGATGATCGGTAAATGTCAAAGTTTGTTGTCGATAGGTTATGCAttttgggttgattttatgctgtttttgtgaataatgtgcgtttatatggatgcatatctacaggaatttttgtttgtggaggtggattaaactgtattgaaaaatacctgtTCACAGTGATGCTTTCATGATTTTAAAATAGACATGGACCTTTAAGTGGCCACTATAGTTactaagaaaaaattggaatatcatcTGGAGGATATGTAGAGATAACGTAGAATTATTTGTGTACTGCTTTACTGCCATTAACCTATAAGCCAATGTCCAATCTAGATGTTTCTACTTTTATGAgtcttaataaaaaaatctcgaattgaacccttttatttcctattgaaaacaagttaCATAGGTCATAATCAACAATATGggattgaaataggtactcagaattaaacactaggatgaaaatttctattttcattcgactCTTCCTTTCATGTGACCCACTAATTGAAGATATACACTTTTACCTTTGGTTATTAGATTATTCTTGAGGAACTCATTTAGTCTCTTCTGctcttataaaaaattcgattcaatGTCGATTAAGAGGCCCCTTTTTCATAACATAACATACTTCTGTCAAAACAAACGGAAAATTAGTAATGCgcaaggcaagaaaacaacgtaaattacgataacgttcaacgttatccacccgtaaattaaaaaattacggcatgcggtaacgttaataccgcccgctattctgaaaatggaaatacgcatgcgtcgtaacgttattagcgcttgacgttattaccgcatgacgttaaggatgcttccatatctctctaatacgttagcctgaacgtaaacgttaacgtgagaaataacgtcagatataacgtttacgtgttgtgatgaaatttgagttgaagtgctgccatcatgaaacgtcagacgttaaacataacctataaatttgattttgccttcgtttcgcgtgaactctctttcatctaatattgagcttcgacagctggaataaaatttggaatattgatattctaatgatttatatgcctaataaagagaattttcagcttggaagtattttattatcaatgaaatgttcaagtgttagagacatgagaattgcagtgtagtttcagccatttccttatgtactgaatgtaatctgataacagtaatttaacttaatccttttcataactttcaaatcacatttcctataattttcgttcattatgagaaaatacacaggaaatgtaaacaatgacagtttgaggttatcgagaattgcatttaacaatcaaaattcggccattcgcaagcattgaactttagttcaatgttcgcaagtcatcggtgctactcgtttaacgttcggttaacgtacgtcgatgtttaaggtatacgtgggagaccgctagtttacgtaggccgtaaagctgacgctaacgttaacgttaaaaacggacgaatgagcatgcttagatgtcaattataacgttaacgtttacgttcgtggctgcacttcaactctctctTAACCTTAGTTAGcctacgttagcctgaacgtaaacgttaacgtgagaaataacgtcagatataacgtttacgtgttgtgatgaaatttgagttgaagtgctgccgtcatgaaacgtcagacgttaaacataacctatcaatttgattttgctttcgtttcgcgtgaactctcttttatctaatattgagctccgacagctggaataacatttggaatattgatgttctaatgatttatatgcctaataaagagaattttcagcttggaagtattttattatcaatgatatgctcaagtgttagagacatcagaattgcagtgtagtttcagccatttccttatgtactgaatgtaatctgataacacagtaatttaacttaatccttttgataactttcaaatcactgctgatttcctataattctcgttcattatgagaaaatacacaggaaatgtaaacaatgacagtttgaggttatcgagaattgcatttaacaatcaaaattcggccattcgcaagtcatcggtgctactcgtttaacgtacgtcgatgtttaagatatacgtgggagaccgctagtttacgtaggccgtaaagctgacgctaacgttaacgttaaaaacggacgaatgagcatgcttagatgtcaattataacgttaacgtttacgttcgtggctgcacttcaactctctattctgaaaatcgaaatacgcatgcgtcgtaacgttaatagcgcttgacgttattaccgcatgacgttccatatctctctaattCTAATACCCTATTGTCTAGATCAACTCTAATTCTAGATCCAAGATTAGACTTTCTACCAGTCTCAGGCTTTGTACACATGAGAGCGTTAGACGCCGCGTTGAGCGCGCGTACATGTGTACGCTCCGATGCCCAGTCTAcagttctactctgtaatctgtgtgcCCAGTCTAGTAACTCGAAGCGCGCTGCAAACGCGATGGTCGAAGTGAAAACTACAAACGCGCGCTCAACGCGGCGTTTAACGCCCTCATGTGTACTAAGCCTCAAGATCAACTAACCGCCACACTGTCTTTGTGCGATTTACCGAATTTGCAAATAAGTCTTGATGAAACTTCAATTTAGCTGAGCGGAGTAGAGTCTTATATCTTCTCTTCTCCTGTTTGTACTCGATAGCATTTTTTTCGCTTCTAGAATTAACACAAAGCCAGTAAAGATTTTTGCTAGCCATCTTCACATCTGCCGAGATCCATCGTTTCGAATTATTTCTACCAATGTGGGAAATCTTGACTGAACTGCACCTGTCAAATTCAAACAATAACAGATTCATAGATAGATAGAGCCAAATGATCACCAATATCAGGCTCAAAGGTATGAGCTGTTCATTAGTAGAGTCCAAAATTACATCTTGGAGGAAAGAaagcgagcagactttgctgtaattcgtagatagacgtagatctacgctctgattggacggtattgacgtaacagatggaaaagatgcgattctggaacgaggcATTTGACTCATGTCGAGATTAGTCAGAACATAGTCAATCTTTGATGAAGGCGTTACACCATTTTTATTTGGGGAACACTCAAATTGAAACTAGTCATCAAATCTACGAAACCTTGTCTTAGTGACAATTTGCTGCTCAAATAATCAATATTAAAATCTccacaaataaataaatatccgTCATAGCGCAGGAGGAATAGcaacaaataacaaaaaattttcgagaaaattccaAAGTCACCATCAGACGGACGATAGACACTCAAAATACACATTCGACAATCACCATCCACAATTTCAACACCGCAACATTCAAAATGGAGTTCCACGCAGAACTGATTCAATGGTAAAACGCGGAACCGATGTCAGTTCTACCAAAAATCACAGTAGGTACCTCCATGCTGGTGAGTAACACGACAGAAAAAAGTGAGCTCTTCCTTCCCACACCAGTGTTCAGCCGTGCTTACAATAATATGTGGACGTTTCTCCGACAACAGCACTTCTAATTGGTTCATTTTGTTGGAAATACACTGGACATTGAGCTGCAGCAGCTTTAAAGATCGGGGAGTAGCCCGGAAACCAATATTCTGGGTTCGGAGAAACTACGTATTCACGGACATCAATCTCCTTCGttggaaaaaatttctcacactcGCTCTATTTTCCCAATTCTGTGGTAGCATTGCCTTCTCAAAGTTACTTTTATAAAGTTCAACCCAGAAAGAGCTATAATATTCCGGATGGCAGGATTTCAGAAGTTCACATTTCACCTCAGGGAATGTCTTAACTAAAAATTCACAAAGTTCACCTTCAGTTGTTTCAGGTTTGAGATTAGACACATAGAGAGACACCCTCTGACTCCCTCAACTGTTGCATGTCCAGTATCATTGCCAACCGCCAACGTATTCCGAACATTCTTCCCAGATTTTTTTCTATGGACATttttccattcacttttatcaaCATTAGAATCCAATTTGTCGTTAACAGGCACTGATACATCTGGCAGCCGTGGTAATTCCATCGGGGAATCCGTCCCCACATGTCGAGGGACTCTCAATGTATTATCAACACAGGTGGAATCCCCCCGATTAGAAGTGTCATGTGGGAGGTGGACCACAGGAGGTGCAATCGTATTTTCATcgttataaataataataataaataattccaCGTCATTTGACTCCTCTACCTCCGGGGTTGAACAGCACTTAATCGTTGCTTTGtcaagaaaatcaaattttagAGTTTTAGCACCACATTTATGATAACAACCACCACAAGTCACGCACTTCACGACATTAACGACTTTAGCTTTACATTTCTTACAGTTAACTTCAGCGGAGCATATACCAACACGACTTTCTCCTGCCATATTCGAATGTTGAATGAAGAACACCACAATAGAAAAATAACGCGGCGCGGCGTTGATACCGTTGATAACGGTGCATCAGTATCGTGGTGTCGTTCATGGAGGTTTTCCTACCTCCAAGGTGTCAGTCAGACACCCTTCCCCTATGGTGCCAGTGATGTCTGATCTGATTGTCTTTGGATGGCAGCGACAGACCATACATGCAGCGCATTCATGCAGAGACAGAGTCTCTGGTTTCGCTGCGATCGCCACATCCCGCAAAAAGCTCATAAGGCATTCTCAATTATTTCATTGTGGGTCTCAGTACTTTTATATGCAGTATAGGTACACCTCCGGGGTTGGAAGGGTGCCGTTTttgtgacggtacatttcgaaaacatgtctccagccgGCGCCCCTCAATATGAAACCTTCTCAGGTACCTTAATCTAATGGGTACCACTCACGAGGCGTTTTCTCGGGGGTTTCAGGTAGACAGCATCGATGCCGGAGAATCCCATCGGACGATCGGATTCTAGGTCAGCCCCAGGCGGGGCTTCTACTCGGGACTAGGAAGCCCACTTCTAGTGTAGTATTCAGCAACTCGGAATCGGTCGCCCGAGTACAATAAATCCCCAGATGTTGAGGATGATGAAAGTTGAGGATGGTCGGCCACACACGGGGATTTCTGATTGGCATTCCTCGATGCTGCCTACCCGAAACCCCCGGGAAAACGCCTGGTGTGTGGTACccattagggtacaaaactttttctgacggtacaaaactagtacaaaactttgagataAAAAAATTGGCAATTTCGAAAATgaggggtgagcatgtctacgaccctcccgtattttcatcattttaattaggggtacaaaactttttttcaatggtACATATCGgttacaaaactagtacaaaacttttgcgtcaaaaaaattgaaaaattcaaatttgggggggctaGAGACATAAACCTACCATTGAGTATTCCCTTAATACTCAAAGATCAGAGGCAACCTATGTCTTTGAACTCTATCATCTTTGCCTGTATAATAGACAGTGTATATAGATTATAGGTCCTGATTATGGGGGGTAGTCCATAGTCCTGATGATGCGTTGACTGTGATGACCTCGTCATGTTTTCagctaaacttgaaaataatttattgcaATCATTGACAACTTTTTTTGGATCTGCGGATGCTCATTAAAGGACTAGATTTTTCATCTAACTATGTAGTACACAGCACAGATTACAGtaatctctgtaatctgtggtaccACAGTACCTATGCTGTATACGACTTATGttctgatttttcaatttgtttttcacTTTGTACCTGTTTTCTTTTAAATGTACAGTAATGTTCGCTTATAACGAACCAATTTTTAgggaataaaaataattattaattccTGATAGGTACtaacttttattatttattgagaACTTACGAACTGGAAGGGCcaaggaattattttattttcaatcccgaCCTATAAGTCAggatctcgagatcccgagTTATAAGTCGGGATCTCGACACAAGTTTGTGATTATGGCTCCGATCCTTGAGTATTAACTcaaattgaatactcaaagctacgatttcaattcagtcgTCATTTCTTCGAGGTCATGAACAAAACAAAATCTTTGAAAAGTTGGACAATGTCACATTTCCGATTATATCGAACGGAAAAGGAACCAGAAAAGAATCGTCAGTAATTTTGTTGTCGAACGGCGTTCTGTCAAATAATGAGAAGTAAAttctatatatataaatatatatatattaaaaatgatataatataatataagcgAGTTGATATAAATTTTGGTAGAAATGGGAGTCATAAATCCTTGCACATATTTTAAAAAGTAAGGCTCATTTGCCATATACATATCTTGGTATGAAATTTATTAGAACAGATTTAATAAATATTTCGCCATGAACTTCTAATATTCCTTACAGCACGTACACTCAGTGCTTTCATAGGATCCACCATATTATCATaacaaagttcgaaaaatatgaaaaataatttatttatttgttaaCTAAATATAAAAAGTGATGAAAAACAATATGTATTTGGAATTTACACTATATTTACAATAGGCTTGACATTTTAATCTTTTTTCTGACAGCATTACTATAACCTTCTTTATATTTATACCAAATGTCTCCATGTAATTGGGGCCCCTTGTTGCTGCCGGTTGGGGTCTGGATAATCCTTCCGAAAAAGTCTTTGGTAACAGCTGGTTCGATTTTCTTCAACGATTTCACCTTCAATCTTTGCAAGTGATTTGGTAGTTTCTGCTCTTCTGGCGATTTCAACAAAGTAACATCCTTCTTTGAATTGTTTGATGCAGGGTTTTCTCTTGTTGAAATTTGAACCTTTTTAATTCTTTCTATTTCAACTTCCCTAGATAGCAACTGCTTGTTGAAATAAGATAAAACTTTTCTATCTTGTGATATGTTTGGAAACATAACTATAGGCATTACATCTGGATCTAATTTGAACTCGTATATACCAGCTGAATTTTTTTCCTGTACATAATTTAGATtataatcaatcatgatttcaACCACTCTAACAAACATTTCTTTTTCTTCAGTAGTGAATAAATGGAAGTTCACAGGCCGGAAAGAAGGACTTATTATCCTTGTTAAAAGAGGCAGTGTGTCTAGTATCAAGTTTTTAGCATTGACAAATACTCTTACTTTAGGTTGGACTCCCTGGATCATTTCCTTTACAGTTGCAGTGTTATTTTTGAGTTTCTGTCTGACCTCATATCCTTCATTTGGATACTTAATTTTTGGCCAAACTAAAGATGAGAACTGAAAATGCCACACAACAAAAGCATATGGTAGATATGAACTTAAGCTATAGTTTTGTTCACTCATTATAAATCGGTTGATTTTATCTGTGTAGCAAAACCAGTTCAAAGCTTGACAGGTTCCAACCAAAGAAGCTTCCTTGATCTGCATCTGGGGAAAATTCTCGAATACACCTTGAGCCAATCTTTCATAGTCCCCAAAGGATTGAACCACACCAAGGACTTTCTGCATTCGTGCCTTATAACTcatatcataatttttttctttatcctctttggGCATGTTTTGCATACCTGAAAATTTCACTTTTGCCCTCTCTATACTGAATATATCTGTCCACACTGAAAATAACCCCTTTTGCATGTCTTTTTGACCAATATTAGATCGGTAAACATCAGATAATGTAATAGCTCTTTTCTTTGTCTTGAAAAAATGTAGTATGCTCAAACAAGATCTTATATCATTGTTAGACTTTTCTGCTAAAGCAAGCATTGCTCCAACATCTGTGTGTAATAGTTGTTTTCTACATATTTCCAGGAGTCTCTCTGATAATCTTCCAGAGGATGTTGGAGGGAAATTTACAATAAAAGCAATTTGCCTAAGACTTCTCAAAGCTGGGACATAAGCATCATTACAAATACAAATAATTGGTCTTTTCAATGTATTACcccctttttcttttttctttcctcttaCGACAGTTCCATTGATAAACTTGACTAAAAATTCTATAGAATTGGCAGGGGCTCCATCTATCTCATCAAAGATTATGCAGTTAGGACGTTTTTGCTGGTCAATTACTGATCGCATCTGTGTGGCATTTTCAAGAGATGTTCTGAAACTTTCCAAGCTTCTGTCATCAGAAGCGTTTATCTCTATGACATTGTAACCTGCATGTCTAGCAACTACATGAGCTAATGTTGTTTTACCAAGTCCTGGTCTTCCACAGAGCATAGCTACTTTATAAAGAGGCCTTCCATCTTCatctaattttaattgattgtctataatattgataaaattgaatttggtACGTGCCTTATTTAATGGTTCAATATTTTCTGGTCGTATTTTGGGTCTACGATTGAAAACAACTTTATCCCATAGTTTCAACCATTTCAACATAACTCTGTTGGTGGCTTCATCACTCAATAGTTCCAAATACCTTTTGGGTTTATATAAATCCACCCAAAGTTCATTGTCTTCTTCAACTTCCTCTAGTTCCATTTGTACATCTTCATTCTTTGTAGAATCATCTAGATTTTTATTCATGATTTCTTGAGCTTTCTGCCATGTTTCTTTGAACATATCTCCCATTACACCTACGAAATTTATATCTTTTATTACTCTACTTACATCCTCTTTTTCATAATCATCAGAGTGACATCTTACATAAAATCTTTCCTTATCATGTCTAGTTATACTTATAAAAGGATATGCAGGTACCCTCCACGATAAATTTAATTTATCCCTATCATCCACCGAAATTCTATTATTTTTACGAAATAGAATATTATCATTCTCTTCCCTTTGCTTCCTGAGTTCGAGAATTTTGCCAATCATCTCCATCTGTTGCTCTAATTTTGTATCAGGCCTGCTTTTCTTAGCTTttcgttcattttcaaatagaaGATCGTCAATATCTCCAAATAACTCTTCAATTGTACGTTTCTTAGTTGGTGGCTGCTCTGCAGTATTGATTAGGCTAGTTGATGGGGCTTGGCTAATACAATCATTACTGTCTGCTACATTTTTGGGAATATTATTATCGTTTCTTTCGTTAAGTGGTTGAAAATCGGTTGTGAAAGAATTATCGAGATTGTTTCGACTACTATTGGATTCTTGTGATTGCGTGAAGAATAAATCTGATTGTGTGTTCGTTGTGACAGTTCTTTGTAAACCATAATCCAAACTTTTTCGGGCCTTATTTTCCGCTGTTCTCACAACAGGCTCATCGAAATCGTCCACTTCGTTTAAGAGTTCTAGTTCGTCCCCATACTGAAGTTCGAATTCTTCGTCTGAATTTGGGTAGTCACCCATTTTTTGTGGCTCAAGCCTTTAATTAGTTGTTGAATTTTACCATAAGTTTTATCAATATTATTGAGTCTACGAATTTTACGTAGACGGAATCTCGCAATCTGAATGAAAAACAATTCGGTAACCTCCAATTTGACGCTTGTGTTTATGGGGAACACAGAACTAAATTTACTTCACAGAACAGACCCAACAaaccttgacttactttatgatttactttggctgtggtccgtatataccacagaacactaatatacactttgaatcgatttcaagcgaataacctgtaataaccgcggttattgcTGGTTTTGCCCTTGGTTATGGCCCTTCACAACTTCTAACTTCACTTCCAGAAGTTTAACCCTGCTCTCAAGTatggttatctccggttatctgcggttcaaaatgatgacgttgaaggactagttcatgacgtcacgaattataaccAATAATGACCAAAAGCGCTTGAATACAGttgggctgtggtccgtatttacactttggtttcttctggttagtaagtgggcggtccgtgaATGTCGAATTCAGTTCAAATACTCTGtaaccagagtaaccgctctggtaactttcggttaccaaatgtgtatatacggaccataacACAGCCCTCTTAAGTTAagtgttaagagggctgtgacCATACgcctctttatagtgataatgaaaagctttgtgtgccccacggtaacggACAATCAGCTGATTCTGTCAAATCGTTAGTACCCCACAGAACTCAAATAATAGGAGTACCCCACGTATGGAGGGGTACCCTCCATAACCCCACGGACACTCAAACTGTAGTATCCCTGGGAGTACCCTAGAATCAAAGAGAGTTGTTATTCTTTGCTAGAATCTCAGACATATagacatgtctctatgtctatgcctaGAATGTAGGAACTAGGAACTATAGAAATTATAACTTATATAGGGtatactaaccagaagaaaccaaagtgtatatacggaccacagccctaTTGTAGGAaccaaagattttcattgaac
The window above is part of the Coccinella septempunctata chromosome 8, icCocSept1.1, whole genome shotgun sequence genome. Proteins encoded here:
- the LOC123318718 gene encoding chromosome transmission fidelity protein 18 homolog, coding for MGDYPNSDEEFELQYGDELELLNEVDDFDEPVVRTAENKARKSLDYGLQRTVTTNTQSDLFFTQSQESNSSRNNLDNSFTTDFQPLNERNDNNIPKNVADSNDCISQAPSTSLINTAEQPPTKKRTIEELFGDIDDLLFENERKAKKSRPDTKLEQQMEMIGKILELRKQREENDNILFRKNNRISVDDRDKLNLSWRVPAYPFISITRHDKERFYVRCHSDDYEKEDVSRVIKDINFVGVMGDMFKETWQKAQEIMNKNLDDSTKNEDVQMELEEVEEDNELWVDLYKPKRYLELLSDEATNRVMLKWLKLWDKVVFNRRPKIRPENIEPLNKARTKFNFINIIDNQLKLDEDGRPLYKVAMLCGRPGLGKTTLAHVVARHAGYNVIEINASDDRSLESFRTSLENATQMRSVIDQQKRPNCIIFDEIDGAPANSIEFLVKFINGTVVRGKKKEKGGNTLKRPIICICNDAYVPALRSLRQIAFIVNFPPTSSGRLSERLLEICRKQLLHTDVGAMLALAEKSNNDIRSCLSILHFFKTKKRAITLSDVYRSNIGQKDMQKGLFSVWTDIFSIERAKVKFSGMQNMPKEDKEKNYDMSYKARMQKVLGVVQSFGDYERLAQGVFENFPQMQIKEASLVGTCQALNWFCYTDKINRFIMSEQNYSLSSYLPYAFVVWHFQFSSLVWPKIKYPNEGYEVRQKLKNNTATVKEMIQGVQPKVRVFVNAKNLILDTLPLLTRIISPSFRPVNFHLFTTEEKEMFVRVVEIMIDYNLNYVQEKNSAGIYEFKLDPDVMPIVMFPNISQDRKVLSYFNKQLLSREVEIERIKKVQISTRENPASNNSKKDVTLLKSPEEQKLPNHLQRLKVKSLKKIEPAVTKDFFGRIIQTPTGSNKGPQLHGDIWYKYKEGYSNAVRKKIKMSSLL